A DNA window from Bacteroides cellulosilyticus contains the following coding sequences:
- a CDS encoding RNA polymerase sigma factor, producing the protein MNNSITFQKELLGVQDDLLRFAYKLTSDHEEANDLLQETSLKALDNEDKYAPDTNFKGWMYTIMRNIFINNYRKVVRDQTFVDQTDNLYHLNLPQESGFECTESAYDLKEMHRIVNALPREYKIPFSMHVSGFKYREIAEKLGLPLGTVKSRIFFTRQKLQQELKDFV; encoded by the coding sequence ATGAACAACAGTATTACATTCCAGAAAGAATTGCTCGGAGTACAAGATGATTTATTACGCTTTGCATACAAATTAACCTCCGACCACGAAGAAGCAAATGACCTACTCCAGGAAACCTCTTTAAAGGCGTTAGATAACGAAGATAAATATGCACCTGATACTAATTTTAAAGGATGGATGTATACCATCATGCGCAATATCTTTATCAACAACTACCGCAAGGTGGTCCGCGACCAGACTTTCGTAGATCAGACAGATAATCTCTATCATCTCAACTTACCGCAGGAGTCCGGCTTTGAATGCACGGAAAGCGCATACGACTTAAAAGAGATGCACCGCATAGTAAATGCATTGCCCCGTGAATATAAGATCCCATTCTCCATGCACGTATCCGGTTTCAAATACCGCGAGATTGCAGAGAAGCTTGGATTACCACTCGGAACAGTGAAAAGCCGCATCTTCTTCACCCGACAGAAGTTACAACAAGAACTGAAGGATTTTGTTTAA
- a CDS encoding 1-acyl-sn-glycerol-3-phosphate acyltransferase — protein sequence MADDSLFLIDIDKVLREKAPKYYKYIPKFVVSYLKRIVHQEELNVFLRESKDKVGVDFLKACLEFLDANIVVKGEENLPTEGLYTFVSNHPLGGQDGVALGYVLGSFYKGKVKYMVNDLLMNLQGLAPLCIPINKTGKQAKDFPRMVEAGFASNDQLIMFPAGLCSRRQNGVIRDLDWKKTFIVKSVQAQRDVVPIHFEGRNSNFFYNLANVCKFLGIKINIAMLYLADEMLKNRHKTFTVTIGKPISWQTFDKSKTPAEWAAYVKDIVYKL from the coding sequence ATGGCTGACGACTCTTTATTTTTGATTGATATTGATAAAGTGCTCCGGGAAAAGGCTCCGAAGTACTATAAGTATATCCCCAAATTCGTGGTTTCTTATCTGAAAAGAATCGTTCATCAGGAAGAACTGAATGTTTTCCTGCGCGAATCGAAGGATAAGGTAGGTGTGGACTTCTTAAAAGCCTGCCTGGAATTTCTGGATGCTAATATTGTGGTGAAGGGAGAAGAGAATCTGCCGACTGAAGGACTGTACACCTTTGTCTCCAATCACCCGTTGGGAGGTCAGGACGGTGTGGCTTTGGGATATGTGCTGGGTAGTTTCTATAAAGGTAAGGTGAAGTATATGGTGAATGACCTGCTGATGAATTTGCAAGGATTAGCTCCTCTTTGTATACCTATTAATAAAACCGGAAAACAGGCAAAAGATTTTCCGAGAATGGTGGAAGCGGGCTTTGCATCGAATGATCAGTTGATTATGTTCCCTGCCGGATTGTGCTCCCGGCGTCAGAATGGAGTGATCCGTGATCTGGACTGGAAGAAGACCTTTATCGTAAAGAGTGTGCAGGCACAACGCGACGTTGTCCCCATTCATTTTGAAGGCCGGAATTCGAACTTTTTTTATAATTTGGCTAACGTCTGCAAATTTTTGGGCATCAAAATTAACATAGCTATGCTCTACCTTGCCGATGAGATGCTGAAGAACCGTCATAAAACGTTTACTGTTACCATCGGGAAACCTATTTCCTGGCAGACTTTTGATAAATCAAAAACTCCTGCCGAGTGGGCGGCTTATGTGAAAGACATTGTGTATAAGTTATAA
- a CDS encoding RNA polymerase sigma factor, producing MNSITFQKDLLGVQDDLLRFAYKLTSDREEANDLLQETSLKALDNEDKYMPDTNFKGWMYTIMRNIFINNYRKLVRDQTFVDQTDNLYHLNLPQESGFQSTESAYDLKEMHRVVNALPREYKIPFSMHVSGFKYREIAEKLGLPLGTVKSRIFFTRQKLQQELKDFR from the coding sequence ATGAACAGTATTACATTTCAAAAGGATTTGCTCGGAGTACAAGACGATTTATTACGTTTTGCATATAAACTGACCTCCGACCGTGAAGAAGCTAACGACTTACTCCAGGAAACCTCTTTAAAGGCATTAGATAATGAAGATAAATACATGCCCGACACTAACTTCAAAGGATGGATGTACACCATCATGCGCAATATCTTTATAAACAACTATCGGAAGCTGGTTCGCGACCAGACCTTCGTAGATCAGACTGATAATCTTTATCACCTCAATCTGCCACAGGAGTCCGGATTCCAAAGCACCGAAAGCGCTTACGACTTGAAAGAGATGCACCGTGTCGTAAATGCATTGCCACGCGAATATAAGATTCCATTCTCTATGCATGTATCCGGTTTCAAATACCGCGAGATTGCAGAAAAACTAGGATTACCCTTAGGTACAGTAAAGAGCCGCATATTCTTTACACGCCAAAAGTTGCAACAGGAACTGAAAGACTTCAGATAA
- a CDS encoding GNAT family N-acetyltransferase — protein MEEIIEPISKELLKAELTEEKRLRMTNKSHNQIYIITAQDSPNIMKEIGRLREIAFRAAGGGTGQPLDIDEYDIMDNPYKQLIVWNPEAEEILGGYRYILGTDVRFDEQGAPILATAHMFNFSEKFLKEYLPTTIELGRSFVTVEYQSTRAGSKGLFALDNLWDGLGALTVVMPNVKYFFGKVTMYPSYHRQGRDMILYFLKKHFEDKDNLITPMKPLEMEAKEADLAALFCKKTFKEDYKILNCEIRKLGYNIPPLVNAYMSLSPTMRMFGTAINYGFGDVEETGILIAVDEILAEKRIRHIQSFIENEPEACKLTSGANKVFFPSR, from the coding sequence ATGGAAGAGATTATTGAACCTATTAGTAAGGAACTTCTGAAAGCGGAACTGACCGAAGAGAAGCGTCTGCGTATGACGAATAAGAGCCATAATCAGATTTATATCATTACAGCTCAGGATTCTCCGAATATTATGAAAGAAATCGGGCGTTTACGCGAGATTGCTTTCCGTGCGGCAGGTGGAGGTACAGGACAACCGCTGGATATCGATGAATACGATATCATGGATAATCCCTACAAACAGCTGATTGTCTGGAACCCTGAAGCAGAAGAAATATTAGGTGGTTATCGTTATATCCTTGGTACGGACGTTCGGTTCGATGAACAGGGGGCCCCTATTCTGGCTACAGCCCACATGTTCAATTTTTCTGAAAAGTTCCTGAAGGAGTATCTTCCCACTACAATTGAGTTAGGACGTTCGTTTGTTACGGTAGAGTATCAGTCCACCCGTGCCGGTAGCAAAGGCTTGTTTGCGCTGGATAACTTATGGGATGGTTTGGGTGCGTTAACGGTAGTTATGCCGAATGTGAAGTATTTTTTCGGTAAAGTGACTATGTATCCGAGCTATCATCGTCAGGGACGCGACATGATTCTTTATTTCTTGAAGAAGCACTTTGAGGATAAAGATAATCTGATTACTCCGATGAAACCGCTTGAAATGGAAGCTAAAGAGGCTGATTTGGCTGCTTTGTTTTGTAAGAAGACATTTAAGGAGGACTATAAGATACTGAATTGCGAGATACGTAAGTTAGGCTACAATATTCCGCCGTTGGTAAATGCTTATATGAGTTTGAGTCCGACGATGCGTATGTTCGGTACTGCCATTAACTATGGTTTCGGCGATGTGGAAGAAACGGGAATTCTGATTGCTGTGGATGAGATTCTGGCAGAAAAGCGTATCCGCCATATCCAGTCGTTTATCGAGAATGAGCCGGAGGCTTGCAAACTTACCTCCGGGGCTAATAAAGTGTTCTTTCCGAGTAGATGA
- the dut gene encoding dUTP diphosphatase: protein MNVQIINKSKHPLPAYATELSAGMDIRANLSEPVSLAPMQRCLVPTGLYIALPPGFEAQVRPRSGLAIKKGITVLNSPGTIDADYRGEVCIILVNLSSETFVIEDGERIAQMVIARHEQATWQEVEVLDDTERGAGGFGHTGKS from the coding sequence ATGAACGTACAAATCATTAATAAATCGAAACATCCGCTTCCGGCTTATGCCACCGAATTGTCCGCAGGAATGGATATCCGCGCTAATCTTTCAGAACCTGTTTCTTTAGCTCCAATGCAGCGTTGCCTGGTGCCTACAGGATTATATATTGCCCTGCCACCGGGGTTTGAGGCACAAGTGCGCCCTCGCAGCGGTCTTGCTATCAAGAAAGGTATCACGGTACTGAACTCTCCGGGAACGATTGATGCCGATTATCGTGGAGAGGTTTGTATTATCCTTGTAAATCTTTCGTCGGAGACTTTCGTGATAGAAGACGGAGAACGCATTGCGCAGATGGTAATAGCACGCCACGAACAAGCTACATGGCAGGAAGTGGAAGTGCTGGATGATACGGAGCGTGGTGCAGGCGGCTTC
- a CDS encoding deoxyguanosinetriphosphate triphosphohydrolase produces the protein MNWNTLISAKRFGLEEFHQERHENRSEFQRDYDRLVFSAPFRRLQNKTQVFPLPGSIFVHNRLTHSLEVSCVGRSLGNDVAKAILTRQPELKDSYLPEIGSIVSAACLAHDLGNPPFGHSGERAISTFFSEGKGMTLKGQLPAEQWEDLTHFEGNANAFRLLTHQFEGRRKGGFVLTYSTLASIVKYPFSSSLAGKKSKFGFFTTEEDSFRRIAEELGMKKLNDAPLKYARHPLVYLVEAADDICYQMMDIEDAHKLKILTTQETQDLLLSYFPEERKTHMLKTLKLVSDVNEQIAYLRSCVIGLLIQECTQAFLNNEENILEGEFEGSLIKHISELPAGAYKHSADISLKKIYRSRDVLDIELAGFRIISTLLDLMIDAVCSPEKAYSQLLINRVSGQYNIKAPVLYERIQAVLDYISGMTDVYALDLYRKINGNSLPAV, from the coding sequence ATGAATTGGAATACCCTCATATCTGCCAAACGTTTCGGGCTGGAAGAGTTTCACCAGGAGCGTCACGAAAACCGTTCGGAATTTCAGCGGGATTATGACCGTCTCGTCTTCTCCGCCCCCTTCCGCCGCTTGCAGAACAAAACACAAGTTTTTCCCTTGCCGGGTAGTATCTTCGTACACAACCGTCTGACGCATAGCCTGGAAGTTTCCTGCGTAGGCCGCTCGTTGGGAAATGATGTCGCTAAAGCCATTCTTACCCGTCAGCCTGAATTGAAAGATTCGTATTTACCCGAAATAGGTTCTATCGTATCGGCAGCCTGCCTGGCACACGACTTGGGAAATCCTCCCTTCGGTCACTCCGGCGAGCGTGCCATCTCCACTTTCTTCTCCGAAGGAAAAGGCATGACTCTGAAAGGGCAACTGCCCGCAGAGCAATGGGAGGACCTGACACACTTCGAAGGAAATGCCAATGCTTTCAGATTACTTACCCACCAGTTTGAAGGAAGACGCAAAGGAGGCTTCGTATTAACCTATTCCACCCTGGCCAGCATCGTAAAATACCCCTTTTCATCGAGTTTAGCGGGTAAGAAATCGAAGTTCGGCTTCTTCACCACAGAGGAAGATAGTTTCCGCCGGATAGCCGAAGAACTGGGTATGAAAAAGCTGAATGACGCTCCGCTGAAATATGCCCGTCATCCGTTGGTCTATCTGGTAGAGGCGGCGGACGACATCTGCTACCAGATGATGGATATTGAAGACGCACACAAACTGAAGATACTTACTACACAGGAAACACAAGATTTACTTCTTTCCTATTTTCCCGAAGAGCGTAAAACGCATATGCTCAAAACGCTGAAGCTTGTCAGCGATGTCAATGAGCAGATTGCCTATCTGCGTTCCTGCGTCATAGGACTGCTGATTCAGGAATGTACCCAGGCTTTTCTGAATAATGAGGAAAATATATTGGAGGGGGAATTTGAAGGAAGCCTCATCAAGCATATTTCCGAGTTGCCAGCCGGTGCCTATAAGCACAGTGCAGATATTTCGTTAAAGAAAATCTATCGCTCACGGGATGTACTGGACATCGAACTTGCCGGTTTCCGTATCATCAGTACTTTGCTCGATCTGATGATCGATGCCGTCTGCTCACCTGAAAAAGCTTATTCGCAGTTGCTCATCAACCGGGTATCCGGCCAATACAATATAAAAGCGCCCGTACTCTACGAAAGAATACAGGCGGTATTGGATTATATCTCCGGCATGACAGACGTCTATGCACTCGATCTCTATAGAAAGATCAACGGAAACAGTTTGCCGGCAGTATAA